A genome region from Jeongeupia sp. HS-3 includes the following:
- a CDS encoding SPFH domain-containing protein produces MSLQFAVAFAVIVVIFISKTLKIVPQQQAWVRERLGRFHDVLEPGLRIVVPFIDRVAYKHNLKEIPLDVPSQICITRDNTQLQVDGILYFQVRDPKLASYGASDYVLAITQLAQTTLRSVIGKLELDKTFEEREDINRAVVLSLDEAAASWGVKVLRYEIKDLTPPQEILHAMQKQITAEREKRALIAQSEGVKQQQINLASGQREAAIQKSQGDMQAAINLSEGDKQAAINRATGEAQAIRLVAHATAEAVETVGKAIETDGGIEAVNLTVAERYIDAFGKIAKEGNTMLLPGNVSDVAGVVATAMNIVKASK; encoded by the coding sequence ATGTCGCTGCAATTTGCCGTTGCGTTCGCGGTCATCGTCGTTATTTTCATCTCCAAGACGCTGAAAATTGTTCCGCAACAGCAAGCTTGGGTGCGTGAACGGCTTGGGCGCTTTCATGACGTGCTCGAGCCCGGCTTGCGCATCGTCGTGCCCTTTATCGACCGCGTCGCCTACAAGCACAATCTGAAAGAAATCCCGCTCGACGTACCGAGCCAGATTTGCATCACCCGCGACAACACGCAGCTGCAGGTCGACGGCATCCTGTACTTTCAGGTTCGCGATCCGAAGCTGGCCTCTTACGGTGCCAGCGACTACGTTCTGGCAATCACCCAGCTGGCACAAACCACGCTGCGCTCGGTCATCGGCAAGCTCGAACTCGACAAGACGTTTGAAGAACGTGAAGACATCAACCGCGCCGTCGTGCTGTCGCTCGACGAAGCCGCCGCCAGTTGGGGCGTCAAGGTATTGCGCTACGAAATCAAGGATCTGACCCCGCCGCAGGAAATCCTCCACGCGATGCAGAAGCAGATCACCGCCGAGCGTGAAAAACGCGCGCTGATCGCCCAATCCGAAGGCGTGAAACAGCAGCAGATCAACCTCGCCAGCGGCCAGCGCGAAGCGGCAATCCAGAAGTCGCAAGGTGATATGCAGGCGGCGATCAACCTGTCCGAAGGCGATAAACAAGCGGCAATCAACCGTGCAACCGGCGAAGCCCAGGCAATCCGCCTGGTCGCGCACGCCACGGCCGAAGCGGTAGAAACGGTCGGCAAGGCGATTGAAACCGATGGCGGCATTGAAGCGGTCAACCTCACGGTGGCCGAGCGCTATATCGATGCCTTCGGCAAGATCGCCAAGGAAGGCAATACCATGCTGCTGCCGGGTAACGTCAGCGATGTCGCCGGCGTGGTGGCAACGGCGATGAATATCGTCAAGGCATCGAAGTAG
- a CDS encoding NfeD family protein — MTPLTLWLIAAALLVGLEMFSGTFYLLAIAVGLLGGALAASLGLSVTVQIAIAAVVSLIAVAGLRRWKRQHQPQQSNTNALDLGHTVTVVQWIDANRARVRYRGSDWDAELVQPAEPDRQSYYIVGQRGNTLLLDIDPPQP, encoded by the coding sequence ATGACTCCTCTCACCTTGTGGTTGATTGCCGCGGCCTTGCTGGTTGGGCTGGAAATGTTCAGCGGCACGTTCTATTTGCTGGCCATCGCCGTTGGATTGCTCGGCGGTGCGCTCGCCGCTTCGCTTGGCCTCTCCGTGACGGTACAGATTGCCATTGCCGCCGTCGTCAGTCTGATCGCCGTCGCCGGCCTGCGCCGCTGGAAACGCCAACATCAACCGCAGCAAAGCAATACCAATGCACTCGATCTCGGACACACCGTCACCGTCGTGCAGTGGATCGATGCCAACCGCGCGCGCGTTCGCTATCGTGGCTCCGACTGGGATGCAGAGCTCGTTCAGCCGGCCGAGCCGGATCGCCAGTCTTATTACATCGTCGGGCAGCGCGGTAACACGCTCTTGCTTGATATCGATCCTCCCCAACCTTGA
- the serS gene encoding serine--tRNA ligase has product MLDINLLRNDLDSVVTRLAARGFTFDAALFSALEAERKTLQTATQELQAKRNSVSKQIGIAKSKGEDVASILAEVENLKGELAANETALSALQDKLNGLLLTLPNLPHESVPAGDDESANVEVRRWGTPRSFDFEIRDHVDVGAPHGLDFETGAKLSGSRFTLLRGQIARMHRALAQFMLNTQTEEHGYTEAYTPYIVNPEVLYGTGQLPKFADDMFRVERGGTDGQTQYLISTSEISLTNTVRDSILKFEELPVKLTAHSPCFRSEAGSAGRDTRGLIRQHQFDKVEMVQITTPEQSYATLEEMVGHAEAILQKLELPYRVVSLCTGDMGFSATKTYDLEVWLPAQNTYREISSCSNCESFQARRMQARFKNEAGKNELVHTLNGSGLAVGRTLVAVLENYQNADGSITVPSVLRPYMGGIEVIGA; this is encoded by the coding sequence ATGCTCGATATCAATCTGCTCCGCAACGACCTAGACAGTGTCGTCACCCGCCTCGCCGCCCGTGGCTTCACTTTTGATGCCGCGCTTTTCTCCGCGCTTGAAGCAGAACGCAAAACGCTGCAAACCGCGACGCAAGAGCTGCAAGCCAAGCGCAACAGCGTATCCAAGCAGATCGGCATTGCCAAATCCAAGGGCGAGGACGTCGCGTCGATTCTGGCCGAGGTCGAGAACCTCAAGGGCGAACTGGCGGCCAATGAAACGGCGCTGAGCGCCCTGCAAGACAAGCTCAACGGCCTGCTGCTGACGCTGCCAAACCTGCCGCACGAATCGGTACCGGCCGGCGACGACGAATCGGCCAATGTTGAAGTCCGCCGCTGGGGCACACCACGCAGCTTTGATTTCGAGATTCGCGATCACGTCGATGTCGGCGCGCCGCATGGTCTGGACTTTGAAACCGGCGCCAAGCTTTCCGGTTCGCGCTTTACGCTACTGCGTGGCCAGATCGCCCGCATGCACCGGGCACTGGCGCAGTTCATGCTGAACACCCAGACCGAAGAGCATGGCTATACCGAGGCGTACACGCCGTACATCGTCAATCCGGAAGTGCTCTATGGCACCGGCCAGTTGCCCAAATTTGCCGACGATATGTTCCGGGTCGAGCGTGGCGGTACCGACGGTCAAACGCAGTATCTGATTTCGACCTCGGAAATTTCGCTCACCAATACCGTACGCGACAGCATCCTCAAGTTCGAAGAGCTGCCGGTCAAACTGACCGCACACTCGCCGTGCTTCCGCTCCGAAGCCGGTTCGGCCGGTCGTGACACCCGCGGCCTGATTCGCCAGCACCAGTTCGACAAGGTCGAGATGGTGCAAATCACGACGCCCGAACAATCGTATGCCACGCTGGAAGAAATGGTCGGCCATGCCGAAGCCATTTTGCAAAAGCTCGAACTGCCGTACCGGGTCGTATCGCTGTGCACCGGCGACATGGGCTTTTCCGCTACCAAGACTTATGATCTGGAAGTCTGGCTGCCAGCGCAAAACACCTATCGCGAAATCTCCAGCTGCTCCAACTGCGAATCGTTCCAAGCGCGCCGCATGCAAGCACGTTTCAAGAACGAGGCTGGCAAGAACGAACTCGTGCACACGCTGAATGGTTCCGGCTTGGCCGTCGGCCGTACCCTGGTCGCGGTACTGGAAAACTATCAGAACGCAGACGGCAGCATCACCGTGCCGAGCGTACTGCGCCCGTATATGGGTGGCATCGAAGTGATCGGCGCCTAA
- a CDS encoding replication-associated recombination protein A, translating into MSSKNDLFADTRTEHEPLAEKLRPKTLEDVIGQPHLLAPGKPLSLAVASGQPHSMIFWGPPGVGKTTLARLMAGAFKAEFIPLSAVFSGVKDIRAAMEQAEHYRASGHRTILFVDEVHRFNKAQQDAFLPFVESGLITFIGATTENPSFEVNAALLSRAQVYVLKALEEDALAELVTRAHGHCYPELQFTDDAVQLLTGYADGDARRLLNLVEQAANAARAQDRDSLDAAFLQEALTLNNRRFDKGGDAFYDQISALHKSVRGSSPDGALYWFCRMLDGGADPRYLARRIVRMAWEDIGLADPRAMTICNDAAATFERLGSPEGELALAQAVIYIAIAPKSNAGYKAYNAARALVSKDKSRPVPEHLRNAPTKLMKELGYGKLYRYAHDEPDAYAAGESYLPEGLEGTRLYQPTPRGLESKIGEKLRHLAELDAAWLAERGGKS; encoded by the coding sequence ATGTCATCGAAGAATGACCTTTTCGCCGATACACGCACCGAACATGAGCCACTAGCGGAAAAGCTGCGGCCCAAAACACTGGAAGACGTCATCGGTCAGCCTCATCTGCTGGCACCGGGCAAACCACTTTCGCTCGCCGTAGCATCCGGGCAACCCCATTCGATGATTTTCTGGGGGCCGCCCGGCGTCGGCAAAACGACGCTGGCGCGGTTAATGGCCGGTGCGTTCAAGGCAGAATTCATTCCCTTGTCAGCGGTTTTTTCCGGCGTCAAAGATATCCGTGCGGCGATGGAGCAGGCCGAGCACTACCGTGCCAGCGGCCATCGCACCATCCTGTTCGTTGATGAAGTGCACCGCTTCAACAAAGCGCAACAAGACGCGTTTTTACCTTTCGTTGAATCCGGCCTCATCACCTTTATCGGTGCAACGACCGAGAACCCGTCTTTCGAGGTCAACGCGGCGCTACTGTCACGCGCCCAGGTTTATGTACTCAAAGCACTGGAAGAAGACGCACTGGCCGAACTGGTCACGCGGGCCCACGGTCACTGCTATCCAGAACTGCAATTTACCGATGACGCGGTGCAATTGCTCACCGGTTACGCCGACGGCGATGCCCGGCGATTGCTGAACCTGGTCGAACAGGCCGCCAATGCCGCGCGCGCGCAAGATCGTGACTCTCTTGATGCCGCCTTCCTACAAGAAGCACTCACCCTCAACAATCGCCGCTTCGACAAGGGCGGCGACGCGTTCTACGATCAAATCTCGGCGCTGCACAAATCGGTGCGTGGCTCGAGTCCGGATGGCGCCCTGTACTGGTTCTGCCGCATGCTCGATGGCGGTGCAGACCCGCGCTACCTGGCCCGACGCATCGTGCGCATGGCATGGGAAGACATCGGCCTTGCCGATCCGCGCGCAATGACGATCTGCAACGATGCGGCGGCAACGTTCGAGCGCTTGGGCAGCCCGGAGGGCGAACTGGCGCTGGCGCAAGCGGTGATCTACATCGCCATCGCACCCAAGTCCAATGCCGGCTACAAGGCCTATAACGCTGCAAGGGCACTGGTGAGCAAAGACAAATCACGCCCGGTGCCGGAGCATTTGCGCAATGCGCCGACCAAGCTGATGAAAGAACTTGGTTACGGCAAACTGTACCGTTATGCCCACGATGAGCCCGATGCTTATGCAGCCGGTGAAAGCTATCTGCCAGAAGGCCTCGAAGGCACGCGCCTCTACCAGCCGACCCCGCGCGGACTTGAGAGCAAGATTGGCGAAAAACTGCGCCATCTTGCCGAACTCGACGCCGCCTGGCTGGCCGAGCGAGGCGGAAAGTCCTAA
- the lolA gene encoding outer membrane lipoprotein chaperone LolA, producing the protein MPSARWFAALVLTVSATAHADAVSDLKRFLSSTTGVQGQFSQVVSGKPGAPTQTSSGDFAIQRPGKFRWSYLKPYQQLIVGDGKRVWLYDPELRQATSKQVSAALESSPAALLAGDNALDKTYTLKNLPNRDGLAWVNAIPKSKESTFDSIHLGLKGGQVVAMELQDHFGQTTRVSFSGLTQNPKQSLDLFRFTPPKDVDVIEE; encoded by the coding sequence ATGCCATCTGCCCGCTGGTTCGCCGCCCTGGTGCTGACCGTTTCAGCCACAGCCCACGCCGATGCGGTAAGCGACCTGAAACGCTTTTTGTCCTCCACCACCGGCGTGCAAGGACAATTCAGTCAAGTCGTTTCCGGCAAGCCCGGTGCACCCACGCAAACGAGCAGTGGCGACTTCGCAATTCAACGACCAGGTAAATTCCGCTGGTCTTATCTCAAGCCCTACCAGCAACTGATTGTTGGCGATGGCAAGCGCGTCTGGTTATACGATCCGGAGCTGCGTCAGGCGACCTCGAAACAGGTTTCGGCGGCACTGGAGAGCAGTCCGGCGGCGCTACTTGCTGGTGACAACGCGCTCGATAAAACCTACACGCTCAAAAACCTCCCCAATCGCGATGGGCTTGCATGGGTGAATGCCATCCCCAAAAGCAAAGAATCGACCTTTGACAGTATTCACTTGGGACTAAAAGGCGGTCAGGTTGTCGCCATGGAACTGCAAGACCACTTCGGCCAGACCACCCGGGTTAGCTTCAGCGGACTAACGCAAAACCCCAAGCAATCGCTCGACCTGTTCCGCTTTACGCCGCCGAAGGACGTCGATGTCATCGAAGAATGA